The following proteins are co-located in the Maridesulfovibrio sp. genome:
- a CDS encoding fumarylacetoacetate hydrolase family protein, with translation MKVYRIRHGENVFYATLEDGHFKSLVTGQPGSVPIPFSECAILPIVVPSKIVCVGLNYRAHAAELDMKIPDEPMIFLKPPSAVIGNNDAIVIPSISEQVDYEGELAIIIGQTTKNVQPHDVDPMIFGYSCANDITARDFQRKDTLFTRAKGFDTFAPIGPCIETDIDVSRLGIRTIVNDKVRQEGTIADMQYSPAELVSYISQHMTLNPGDVIMTGTPPGIGTLKAGDRVEVEIEGIGKLSNPVVDDESLKAPVQ, from the coding sequence ATGAAAGTTTACAGAATCAGACATGGCGAAAATGTATTCTATGCAACTTTGGAAGACGGACATTTTAAAAGTCTGGTAACCGGACAGCCCGGTTCCGTGCCAATTCCATTTTCGGAATGCGCTATCCTGCCCATCGTGGTTCCTTCCAAAATTGTCTGCGTAGGCCTGAACTACAGGGCGCATGCAGCTGAACTGGATATGAAAATCCCGGATGAACCCATGATCTTCCTGAAACCGCCCTCAGCGGTTATCGGAAATAACGATGCAATTGTTATCCCTTCTATTTCCGAACAAGTGGACTATGAAGGGGAGCTTGCCATTATCATAGGGCAGACAACCAAGAACGTTCAGCCGCATGATGTAGACCCCATGATTTTCGGATACTCCTGCGCCAATGACATCACAGCAAGGGATTTCCAGCGCAAGGACACCTTATTCACCCGGGCCAAAGGTTTTGACACATTCGCCCCCATCGGGCCATGTATTGAAACTGATATTGACGTCAGCAGACTTGGCATACGTACTATAGTTAATGATAAGGTCCGGCAGGAAGGCACCATTGCAGACATGCAGTACAGCCCGGCAGAACTGGTCAGCTATATTTCACAACATATGACTCTCAATCCCGGAGACGTAATCATGACCGGTACACCTCCGGGAATCGGAACCCTCAAAGCCGGAGACCGAGTTGAAGTCGAAATCGAAGGAATCGGCAAGCTCAGCAACCCTGTGGTTGACGACGAATCCCTGAAAGCACCGGTCCAGTAA
- the rpsB gene encoding 30S ribosomal protein S2 has protein sequence MAYVTMKQMLETGVHFGHQTRRWNPKMRPYIFGARNGIHIMDLQQTVKLFRKAHDFIADNVAKGGKVLFIGTKRQAQEAIAAEASRAGMFHVTHRWMGGTLTNFQTIKKSIDRLKKLEEMFEDGSIKRFPKKEIVMMGREVKKLNLALGGIKDLNGSPAVAFVIDPKREQIAIQECRKLGIPVVAVVDSNCDPDMVDYIIPGNDDAIRAIKLFASHMADACLEGAARRKEDKVMEAEETKAAEKAVETEAKEETPQEAE, from the coding sequence ATGGCATACGTAACTATGAAGCAGATGCTTGAGACCGGCGTTCACTTCGGTCACCAGACCCGCAGATGGAACCCCAAAATGCGCCCTTACATTTTCGGCGCACGTAATGGAATCCACATTATGGATCTCCAGCAGACTGTTAAACTTTTCCGCAAGGCTCACGATTTCATCGCTGACAACGTAGCTAAAGGCGGCAAAGTACTTTTCATCGGTACCAAGCGTCAGGCTCAAGAAGCTATCGCTGCTGAAGCAAGCCGTGCAGGCATGTTCCACGTGACTCACCGCTGGATGGGCGGAACTCTTACCAACTTCCAGACCATCAAAAAAAGCATCGATCGCCTCAAAAAACTTGAAGAAATGTTCGAAGACGGTTCCATCAAACGCTTCCCCAAAAAGGAAATCGTAATGATGGGTCGTGAGGTTAAAAAACTGAACCTCGCTCTCGGCGGTATCAAAGACCTTAACGGTTCCCCCGCTGTTGCTTTCGTCATCGACCCCAAGCGTGAGCAGATCGCTATTCAGGAATGCCGCAAACTCGGTATCCCCGTAGTTGCAGTAGTAGACTCCAACTGCGATCCCGATATGGTTGACTACATCATCCCCGGTAACGATGACGCTATCCGCGCCATCAAGCTCTTCGCTTCCCACATGGCTGATGCTTGCCTAGAAGGCGCAGCTCGCCGCAAGGAAGACAAAGTTATGGAAGCAGAAGAAACCAAAGCTGCCGAGAAAGCTGTAGAAACTGAAGCTAAAGAAGAAACTCCTCAGGAGGCAGAATAA